TTCacttgtttcaaaaatattttagtcaCCCTCAAAGAATCCTCGTTTAATAACAGATgccaggaaagaaaaaagaaaaaagaaaaaaacagagagtggGGGAGAGAGATCTTCAGCTAGTCTTGAACAATACAGGTACTTCAATTCGAAGTCTCCTTTCACTAAACCCCCAGCATATCAGCCCATTTCTGCTGTCGTGATTGACATAATCCATGATGGTGTTATTACGACTTAAAAAAGAACCAGAAAAAACAaccctttgaccatcttcttaaGCAAGGGTGTGTTTTAGGATACCTTAACTCTACTGGGCTTATTGTTACTCCAAATCACTATTTTGATTATACAGATTGGCTGACATTAAAATGATCACTTGACAACTCAACTATACAGAGGATCTGACATGATTATGAACTTTCCATTAGTGGCACACAATCACCATTTTATACGAAAACCAAAATATTATAGGATCATTCTGGAAACACATGATACAATCAGTTCCTTATATTAACATGAACACACCTGGGCATATCATATGGAACTGACAATACAGAAGCCACCAAAGCAAGTACTGCACCATGAATAGATGCTACAGATTGGTGAGTTTTTAGATTCCTGCAATCATGCAAACAATCTTTAGGTTAAAATTACAAGATTATCCATACCAGAACTTGTTGCTTGTGTGCTAAAAGCAAAGAGGATGTGAAAACAACGTATATCAGCAGTGATCCACTCACAATAATCATGATGATGGCGAATAACATGTATAGTATTTTGACTTCAATAAGAAACgaattttcaaagaaatttcAATGCAAAACGCCAGCCTTGCAAGTTTGACATGCAGACCCCAAAAGCAAGTCCATGAATGTGTGCATGACAATTGTATCCTCAGTGAAAGATAAATCTAACTTATAGAACATTAGATGGTGATATGACCTCTGCTTTCTCTTCATTTGGATGATCGTTTTTGCCTCCAAGTAAGCTCTTTCACGGAAGTCTCTTGCAAGATCTTCATTCCCACCCTTCACCAAACCTGCTAGAACTGCCGCAGCATGCTCCCTTACCTGACCaagaatttagctttttatGTTGAAAGCAAAAATAGAGTGACTAGTCCTGTTGTCCAAGGACTTCACTCCCTCACTAACTCCCACAATGAAAGAAACATTCGCATAAAGGACTATACTAACGCACCCAGTGACCTAGTATTTCAGtactattttattttgggaGTCCAACTTCTTATCACAAATAAGAGTCAGTCAGGTCTAtagttattaaatattaataaagtaGAGGATTATTCTTCAACAGCTAATCTACATTTGCACCTAAAAATCTACAGTACTCTTCAAATTGAAGATTCAACCAGGAACTTGCCTCTACTTGATTATCTCTCAGGAGACTTTCAACTGTTCTccaaatttgttgtttttcctCATTTGAGAGGATGAAAGTATGCCTGTAATAAAAAGAGCACGCCAACTATATTATAATCCACATCATAACAAATACCTGCTTAACCCACAGGCTCAAGTTGATTCCCAGAAAATACTCAACATCGCTCTAATCACATTCAAGCTGATAAAATATTGTTTCACATTCAGGTCTATAACAGACATCTTGTTAAACATGagatcacaaaaaataaaattgttatccACAACAGACAATTAATACATATTCTTGTGTGGGAAATGCAAAGCAAAATTCATAGCTTGCCTTGAAGGAGTTTAGCAtgtttaatatgataaaaaggAGTCCACAATGTAAGAGATGATGCATTCAGAAAAGGCACACTACCTATACATAAAAGTGCGCAAATATGTCAGAGTAGCTGATCGGGTCCGCCAGTTAGGATCATTGGCAGAAGAAAGAATCACTGCAACAGCCCTCTGGAGATGAGGTGCCAAGAAAATTCTCCATTTCAGCAATTCAAAACATGCCTTGGCCAGTGTTGACAAATCTTTATTTGATGTTTCCTTCACAGAAGCAACATTAGGCACATTAAGGAAATAAATTCAAGGATGCTGTTAGCACTATCAAATTGCCCAGAGAATTTGAAGCAGCCCACAATATTGTGCATCACATTGGCATCTGTGTTTGTAAAATCACTAAAACAAAATGCTAGCAACAAGTGGGCAAGATGACCGCAGCTTGTGCAGCAGTGTACTGGGTGGAAAACTTGTATGCAAGACCAAATAAGGAAACTGCATGCCAAAAGAGAATACTATTCTGTTCAAATTAGGAACCATGTTTTCCCCCTTTTCTGAtctattttgtaataaaaagtgtcatttttattgtttgtgtcCAAACATATGTAAGCCAACCCTAGAGTGTAGACAGGCATAAAAGGAATCATGGAAAAGAGTTGGGGTGTTCAGAAAATTGGAGCACTCAATGCAGCAATTAGATGGAAACCACTGGCAAAGACCAGTCAAGTAACACAAACAATGAAAATGCACCATAAATACCTGCAGAGAAAGTGCAGGATAGAGAAATTGCACGATAACATCCAGTACATAAGACGATCTCCCAGACTTCAACGTTGAGATGATAAAATGAAATAGCTACATCAAACACGAAATATATTGATAAATCAGTCATTCTTAATAGTTATAGAtgcaaatataaatttattctgAAAGTTAATACCGTTTCCATCCACTTAACATCATCTAGTGCATCCCCATTCAAAGACCTGTTTTGCAGAGCTATATGCCCATCAGTCTCCAAGTTGTCTGCTGGGCTAGTATTCTGAATATTTTTGACCACATCAGATGCTCGGTTAGTCAGAACAAAAACCCACTTTTCCTCTTTCAATTGATTGTCAATCTCACTGCCTCCTTCATGTGAATAATCATGAGCAGATGACAGCTGAAGACGAATGTTAGAGCACAACACAGACAGGGTAACACCTATGGCTTCCCTTACCTGTTCCGTGACAAATTTCCATTGAAACAAGATCAGAAAACAACTCAATCTGTCACAGAAACAGAAGGATGCAAAAAATATGGTTGTTCTTTTCATACATCATTACATAAGATCAATATCTTCcttggaaaaaattaaatttcttccaTATTCCCTCCATTCCCTTTTTCATGCGTGGAATAGAAAGGAAGTTCAACTTACTAGAACATAATCATATGATTCACAAGAGTGGCAAAATATGCCAGCAGACACAAAATTTGAAAAGTAGAATAGCAAAATGTATGAAAATGCCATGCTTACTTGGGCTGATGAGTGGCACATGTTATCCAACAACTCATTCATAAGTTTGTTATGGAGCTCTATCTCAGCCATTGGCATCTTTTGTGGGGATATTTCTATGAGTGCAGCTGCAAGAAAAGTGTAGCGCTTTGCAACAACAGTGGTATTTACAGCTGGAGGTAAAGGTTTCATCAAGCAGTCCAAAATTTGTTTCCTTAGGATGGGGACTCTTGTACcatattttccttttcctgtCACTGAATAGCGTATGCAAGCTGCCCACTCTGGAATAGATTCCACTGACTGAGAAAGAATGATACTCTGCAACTGAACCATTATCCAGCTGTCCCATGCTCCTAAAAGACCATTGACATCAGAGTGCAACACCCCAGCTAATGCTTCAGCAGCAACACACTGCTTAGACCTTTCCTTAGCATTTGCAAACTCCTCCAATGTTCCTTTAAGTGCTAGTAAGACAGGCATGCCACATTCTTGTATTAGCCGTTTAAAGATTCGTGCAAAGCTGGAGTAAAATGTATCACTTCCTAATAGAGAGATCCAACTAGGTGTACGTGGCCATGAAGacgaaaaatcaaaatagaaacgGGTAATTGATTTGTCTGCAAGGCTTTGGATAGAAGAATTCCTGTGACTTCCTCGGGAAGATGCGCTATCAGTATCAGTGATTATATGAACATGAGACAGGCTATTCAAAGTCTCGTTAAAGAACCCTTCTTCCTGAAAAATTTCACTTAATGCCCCTTCTAGAGACGATTTGACATGTGTTTGTAACTCCTCGGATACTGCAGACTGATTCTCAGCAGAGAGTTTGTAAGGCGATTCTTTTAATAGTGTATTTAGAGCTGAGATTGCTAGTATCCTTGTTTGAGGAAGTTGACTCTTTAAATTCTTAAGAAAGTGACCTGAAAAGGCATTAGTAAGACAATGTTGAAGAAATTGTGAatgataatatcaataaattgtGGAAAGAGTGATGGTGAAAAGGGCAAGGAGTCAATCACACAAACTGACAGGGAAGGTACTCACCAGCAGTTTCACTCAGGATTTTAGAAGAGATGTTTGGAACATTTCTAGAACCCATAGCCAACAAAAGAAGAACTCTGTTAGCCATCAGGTTATACCTGCCAGGTAAAAAACAACAAGGAATGAAATATCCATGGCAATTTGAAGGCCAAGAGTTTAGAACAAATAGAGCTTCTGCATTTTCAAAAATTCCAGTCAAAACTAATTATACATGCAAAGCTAATCCTTAATCAACCAGACACTTTCTAAGTCTGCCAATACATGGTCCTTCATAAACAAGCCAAGACAGTTCATAATAAACTTAAATGCAATTCTCCAGGCAGCTTGGCACAAACTGCAAATAGAAAGTAAACAAAGAATGAGATTTTTACCGCCAATGCAAACCAGTAGAATCAAAACTCATCGATCCAATTTGAgaaaccaaatcagcaaaattTGGTCCATCTATGTGATTATCTGATGTCCTGAAAATGCTTCTAGACACTCCCGAAAATTGGATGTTGTACATAACAAAAAGCTGTTGGCAATCAAATATTAGAGGAAGAAAATTCAATGATCCAACCCTAAATTAATACTGATGAGAGCCTTGACCTCATTAATTGCTTTCTGGGCTTTCAGTGATTCATGATGCGAGCTGcaaatacaaaaaggaaaaggagggtAGAGCCATATGACTTTACAATTATCAACAACCTCCaatatataagaaaaggaaTCAAGGATCACCTTGAAAGAATaccaagaagaaaagaagacaaCGCTTTTGGATCCTGAAATAAAAGATggcatatcaaataattttatttccagAAATGTATTGCAACCAATTTGTGCTGAATATTACTGTTGTCAAATGCTTGAGAACTGTTTGCATAGAAAGGATTGTACAAGAACCCAGCACTGCATATTCTGGTGAGCTGGGATTCTGTAAGTGTTCAGTAAGTGAGAGAACACAGTTTGAAATCATTGATGGCCATCTCTTAATCATCTTCAGCAGAGATTTTCCAGCAAGTCTGGCATAAGGTTAACAATGAATATCAGATATGATATGACCACTCATTGTTTTTCATGATAAACAAGTCCTTTAGTTAAAATCATTTGCAACTCTATCACCCAATAGAATCATATATGCATAAGAAAATCCAGTTTGATCAACCAAGGATTATCGAAGACTGAACAACTTACGCACGAACAGTTTCATAGCTATGCAAAGAAAGGTTTAGCAGATCATCCATCAAAAGAATTGTATGATCTGGTGGAGAGAAGTTCCTGCTTGAACGAAACTGATGATAGGAGGATTGTGATGACCTCCAAGTACTATGCATGTATGCTTTGTCGATAAGAGCCCACCTGGGCCTGAAATGGATTAGATTAAACATTCAAAAGTCTCCAATGCAAAGTTCACGTAACAATACAGGGACTATCATGACAGGACTTCTTGCCTTTTTTTCCCTCGAGAATGAGAAGACACGATAAAATTCATTGGAGGTTCTAAAATAGCAGCAGATTCCAACTTCCAAGCCTGCCTGTGATTCGACCACTCCTCATACTCCAAACTTCCTGTTTGACCGAGGTTGGGAGATGAAATACACATGTCAAGAGATGCAAAGGGAGGATGTGGAAAAAGTTGTACAGAAAAACTACTCTAAGCATCTCAAAAAAGTTGAAAGGAATTTTATTCATCCAAACATAAAGTTCATTACCAAAGTTTCCCAAAGCATCCATAATACGGACAATGAGTATCAAGAGGATGCTGTCATCTGATTTTTCTTCTAACATATATCTGCCAGTGTTGCAAATATAGCAGCATTTTAGCAAATCAGACTTGCTCAATATGGGTAAATAATATCCAGATAAATACTAAAATCCAAACATTACTTGCAAGCTACATGTATAATCTCAGCAGCTTTTTCACGCAGTCCAGTGCTGCCAACACTTGAACCAGTTGCTCCGGCTATCAAGAAAGAAGTATGACTTGTATCTTCAACAATCCCATTCCTGGAGGACGGGCTGAAATCAGGTAAGCAAGATAAAACCCCTTGCAATGAAGAATCGATTCGCAAAAGAGTCACTTTCAAGTGCTCTTTCTCATTCCCTGCTAACAAGTTGCAAGTAATTAGTGGAAGAACAATAATGAAATATCAATTGCAACATGTAAGTCAAGACATTTTTCTTTACATGGGAAAACAGCATATATTCAATAACTTGGGAAAATTCTTAAACTACTAAGACATGTGGAGTCTCGAACACTAGAACATGGTTGTATGAGATTTATCGCAGAATGAGCCttcctaaaatattttgatccaTTGATATAAAGTCATCAGATTCAGAGGTTTTCTAGAGGGCCATTATTTTTTACTGGTTTTCTAACTTAGCAAAAATCCAAGGCTCTGTTTGGCATAGCGGTTCAACCGcgcttttgaaaatatttttttcagcttcaaattaatttttttggtatttttagatggttttgatatgctgatgtcataaatgaatttttttaaaaacaattattttgatgcatttctaagcAAAAAACAACCTCTACCACACTCTTAAACAGGCCCTAAGCTTCTCAAGATAAGAATTTCACCACCAAAAcagaaaaatacaagaagaaaaCTACATTAGAAGAAAGGAGGATTACCTGCATctgaatgtattttattttggcaTATTTTCAAAAGGTCATCTAAAGCTgattgaaaatgaaggtttaaaagTTCATTTGCAAACTGAACTTCATCATCACTTGGAACATGCCACTTGGGGCCCATCAATGGTCCATCACTATTATAATCTTTTGCACTGATCCATTCTTCTAATGCCGTAGCAGCTGGATGCCATGAAATGCACCTAGGAAATCCAcattcttcaatttttaattcaaagggGAGTTGAATAAATAACCTACAGAAAGAATTCATCACAATCAAATGTATATATGAAAAGACATAAGCTCACTTGTATTGATCGATAGGATAATAAACAATCAGGCTTCCAAGGAGGGATCGAAGGAGATGATCACCAGCTCCATTAACCTATCATATGATGAGAGAGTTAGTTttccacaacaaaaaaatatatgtaatgtAATACGATACAATAAAAACAGACACCCATTTAAAATAATCAGCAAAATATCCAATATGCATCCtatccaaacaaaaatcatttgagTAGGATCTGCAATTACAAAACAAACAAGTTACTGGAAGTAAATTGAAACCTTCCAAGAGGGAGATTCAAAAGCTGACGCGATAGCTTCTTTGAATTGATTCTTGTAACGAAGAAGAGCAGGACCTCCATAGTTTATGGCAActgataatattttcaattgataatCGATTGCTGTTTCAAGAGCTGGAGAAAGTGTTGGTTTTGCCTGGAAAAGAAGCCATCAATATTCAGTAAGAATCTTTCtgcaaaataaaatctaataactTATGCCATCTAACAAATGAAAAAACCTTGATTGAAACTTTAGCATCAGGAATTCCACTCCCTCCAAACCCTGTAGCAGGCGTTCCTTTCAAAGAGGATATAACAGATGACAAGATTGGATCAACAAGAGAAGCAACAGCCTCTTCCGGGTTTGAATGAACACATGCACAGCAAAGCAATCCAACCTCTGCAACCGCTCCAGGAAGAATGTTTGTCCTAACAAACTTTGCAATTTTTCTCAAAGCCTGCTACCATGAAAGgaatagtttaaaaaacaatgtccTACCCAAGGAGGGAGACATGGTGACTGTGAATGAAGAAAACAATTGAAACCTGATTGTATAGCGATTTTGATAGCCTTCCAAGCAAGATTTCAAGCATACAATAGTAGAAAGGACCATCATCTACAAGAAAGGTTCCTGATGTTGCTGATGAATGCAGGCCTTCATTCCTATAACAATGATAATGAGTTGATCTAACTAGAATGGCAAATCAACATGTCTAAGTATATGAAGTTATGCagaaaattcaagaaagagATAAGAAACTTAATGCTATTACTTACAGAACACTGCCAGGTTCCAAATGTTGAAGTAACGAAAATAAGCGACATAAGAATTCATCCAACCATTC
This genomic interval from Populus alba chromosome 1, ASM523922v2, whole genome shotgun sequence contains the following:
- the LOC118037672 gene encoding proteasome activator subunit 4 isoform X2; the protein is MHLYNAWLPPPVAEETKKEKDSFRRVLNSVKDSYKPDDPDSVYSTLKWVSVLELFIKAKSELNLEDVAELVQIGIELFNISQNKLYAQVRWGNLLVRVLNKYRKKLAFKVQWRPLYDTLIHTHFSRNTGPEGWRLRQRHFQTITSLVRSCRRFFPVGSALEIWNEFSSLLENPWHNSAFEGSGFVRLFLPTNLENQDFYTDAWVKKSLDSWDSIPNSQFWNNQWAAVIARVIKNYNFIKWECFLPTLFSRYLNMFEVPVANGSASYPFSVDVPRYTRFLFSNKTATPAKAIAKSIVYLLKPGSAAQQHFEKLINLLEQYYHPSNGGRWTYSLERFLLNLVITFQKRLQREQQSTDSSRQADMFLGRSERTFFVNVLLKLIDRGQYSKDEHLSETVAATTSILSYVEPTLVLPFLASRFHLALETMTATHQLKTAVMSVAYAGRSLCLTSLSSTGKQEDCGGGDDAYVDLLTISLSNALLGMDANDPPKTMATMQLLGSIFSNIATLDDNTNQLSFLPMIQFSEWLDEFLCRLFSLLQHLEPGSVLNEGLHSSATSGTFLVDDGPFYYCMLEILLGRLSKSLYNQALRKIAKFVRTNILPGAVAEVGLLCCACVHSNPEEAVASLVDPILSSVISSLKGTPATGFGGSGIPDAKVSIKAKPTLSPALETAIDYQLKILSVAINYGGPALLRYKNQFKEAIASAFESPSWKVNGAGDHLLRSLLGSLIVYYPIDQYKCISWHPAATALEEWISAKDYNSDGPLMGPKWHVPSDDEVQFANELLNLHFQSALDDLLKICQNKIHSDAGNEKEHLKVTLLRIDSSLQGVLSCLPDFSPSSRNGIVEDTSHTSFLIAGATGSSVGSTGLREKAAEIIHVACKYMLEEKSDDSILLILIVRIMDALGNFGSLEYEEWSNHRQAWKLESAAILEPPMNFIVSSHSRGKKRPRWALIDKAYMHSTWRSSQSSYHQFRSSRNFSPPDHTILLMDDLLNLSLHSYETVRALAGKSLLKMIKRWPSMISNCVLSLTEHLQNPSSPEYAVLGSCTILSMQTVLKHLTTDPKALSSFLLGILSSSHHESLKAQKAINELFVMYNIQFSGVSRSIFRTSDNHIDGPNFADLVSQIGSMSFDSTGLHWRYNLMANRVLLLLAMGSRNVPNISSKILSETAGHFLKNLKSQLPQTRILAISALNTLLKESPYKLSAENQSAVSEELQTHVKSSLEGALSEIFQEEGFFNETLNSLSHVHIITDTDSASSRGSHRNSSIQSLADKSITRFYFDFSSSWPRTPSWISLLGSDTFYSSFARIFKRLIQECGMPVLLALKGTLEEFANAKERSKQCVAAEALAGVLHSDVNGLLGAWDSWIMVQLQSIILSQSVESIPEWAACIRYSVTGKGKYGTRVPILRKQILDCLMKPLPPAVNTTVVAKRYTFLAAALIEISPQKMPMAEIELHNKLMNELLDNMCHSSAQVREAIGVTLSVLCSNIRLQLSSAHDYSHEGGSEIDNQLKEEKWVFVLTNRASDVVKNIQNTSPADNLETDGHIALQNRSLNGDALDDVKWMETLFHFIISTLKSGRSSYVLDVIVQFLYPALSLQETSNKDLSTLAKACFELLKWRIFLAPHLQRAVAVILSSANDPNWRTRSATLTYLRTFMYRHTFILSNEEKQQIWRTVESLLRDNQVEVREHAAAVLAGLVKGGNEDLARDFRERAYLEAKTIIQMKRKQRNLKTHQSVASIHGAVLALVASVLSVPYDMPSWLPEHVTLLARFGGEPSPVKSAVTKAIAEFRRTHADTWNVQKDSFTEEQLEVLADTSSSSSYFA
- the LOC118037672 gene encoding proteasome activator subunit 4 isoform X1, with product MHLYNAWLPPPVAEETKKEKDSFRRVLNSVKDSYKPDDPDSVYSTLKWVSVLELFIKAKSELNLEDVAELVQIGIELFNISQNKLYAQVRWGNLLVRVLNKYRKKLAFKVQWRPLYDTLIHTHFSRNTGPEGWRLRQRHFQTITSLVRSCRRFFPVGSALEIWNEFSSLLENPWHNSAFEGSGFVRLFLPTNLENQDFYTDAWVKKSLDSWDSIPNSQFWNNQWAAVIARVIKNYNFIKWECFLPTLFSRYLNMFEVPVANGSASYPFSVDVPRYTRFLFSNKTATPAKAIAKSIVYLLKPGSAAQQHFEKLINLLEQYYHPSNGGRWTYSLERFLLNLVITFQKRLQREQQSTDSSRQADMFLGRSERTFFVNVLLKLIDRGQYSKDEHLSETVAATTSILSYVEPTLVLPFLASRFHLALETMTATHQLKTAVMSVAYAGRSLCLTSLSSTGKQEDCGGGDDAYVDLLTISLSNALLGMDANDPPKTMATMQLLGSIFSNIATLDDNTNQLSFLPMIQFSEWLDEFLCRLFSLLQHLEPGSVLNEGLHSSATSGTFLVDDGPFYYCMLEILLGRLSKSLYNQALRKIAKFVRTNILPGAVAEVGLLCCACVHSNPEEAVASLVDPILSSVISSLKGTPATGFGGSGIPDAKVSIKAKPTLSPALETAIDYQLKILSVAINYGGPALLRYKNQFKEAIASAFESPSWKVNGAGDHLLRSLLGSLIVYYPIDQYKCISWHPAATALEEWISAKDYNSDGPLMGPKWHVPSDDEVQFANELLNLHFQSALDDLLKICQNKIHSDAAGNEKEHLKVTLLRIDSSLQGVLSCLPDFSPSSRNGIVEDTSHTSFLIAGATGSSVGSTGLREKAAEIIHVACKYMLEEKSDDSILLILIVRIMDALGNFGSLEYEEWSNHRQAWKLESAAILEPPMNFIVSSHSRGKKRPRWALIDKAYMHSTWRSSQSSYHQFRSSRNFSPPDHTILLMDDLLNLSLHSYETVRALAGKSLLKMIKRWPSMISNCVLSLTEHLQNPSSPEYAVLGSCTILSMQTVLKHLTTDPKALSSFLLGILSSSHHESLKAQKAINELFVMYNIQFSGVSRSIFRTSDNHIDGPNFADLVSQIGSMSFDSTGLHWRYNLMANRVLLLLAMGSRNVPNISSKILSETAGHFLKNLKSQLPQTRILAISALNTLLKESPYKLSAENQSAVSEELQTHVKSSLEGALSEIFQEEGFFNETLNSLSHVHIITDTDSASSRGSHRNSSIQSLADKSITRFYFDFSSSWPRTPSWISLLGSDTFYSSFARIFKRLIQECGMPVLLALKGTLEEFANAKERSKQCVAAEALAGVLHSDVNGLLGAWDSWIMVQLQSIILSQSVESIPEWAACIRYSVTGKGKYGTRVPILRKQILDCLMKPLPPAVNTTVVAKRYTFLAAALIEISPQKMPMAEIELHNKLMNELLDNMCHSSAQVREAIGVTLSVLCSNIRLQLSSAHDYSHEGGSEIDNQLKEEKWVFVLTNRASDVVKNIQNTSPADNLETDGHIALQNRSLNGDALDDVKWMETLFHFIISTLKSGRSSYVLDVIVQFLYPALSLQETSNKDLSTLAKACFELLKWRIFLAPHLQRAVAVILSSANDPNWRTRSATLTYLRTFMYRHTFILSNEEKQQIWRTVESLLRDNQVEVREHAAAVLAGLVKGGNEDLARDFRERAYLEAKTIIQMKRKQRNLKTHQSVASIHGAVLALVASVLSVPYDMPSWLPEHVTLLARFGGEPSPVKSAVTKAIAEFRRTHADTWNVQKDSFTEEQLEVLADTSSSSSYFA